From the Gadus chalcogrammus isolate NIFS_2021 chromosome 18, NIFS_Gcha_1.0, whole genome shotgun sequence genome, the window GAGATAAGAGTCTAATTTCCATGGTTAACATctagacaggagagagagagagagagagagagagagagagagagagagagagagagagagagagagagagagagagagagagagagagagagagagagagagagagagagagagagagagagagagagagagagagagagagagagagagatatcgaAAGCAGCCTTCCAACCTTGATGTGCATGTGTCACTTcttgggacccccccccccccccccccaagctaaACAACCATCCACAGGATGGAGGCCCAGGTCAGGGCAGCACTTAGACACTAAAGCCTGAAGACAGAGCTCTGTATCTGGGTTAACTTTAATTAACCTCCACCGGCCTGGAGAGGATGGTCGAGGGGGGGACTGCTGCCTCTCCAGCCCAAGGCTTGTGCCTCGTCCCTGGGGTGTCTTTCAAAGTTCTTCCACCGTCGTCGACTTTTCATATCATGAATGAATAAtacatagctgtatttattgTGCACTGCATCTGAAGTTGAGTCGgtaattacttttattttgccGACAATAATCACATCTGGGTGTGCTACATGATTCCTGATTTAAAGGAAGTTATGATTGGTTATTATCACTTCTGATTCCTTGCATATAGGGGGGTCTACACATTTTGTATCTGTATCGAATACAACGAATTAAtgaaacaaacaacaataaTGTTCCAACAATTGCTACTATGTCATCAATGATTGCatcgaagatccagaataggctCCCTGAAAATAAAATCAGCTCAGTTGTGTCAGTATTAATGGGGATTCAAGTTGATAACAAGTTTCAAAACACATAGGATAGCAAACGACATAAAACAAAGTTGCCACAGAGAACATGGACACAGAACAAAATCGCCTCATGACTAGGCAAAATCCCGCTAGCctgctttcactttctctcttctcatccccctgtttctttctttttttttttccactatACTGGTCACTATCCCGGCTACAATATAAACGAGACAGACACCCTGTGATGGGAAttggatgcagagagagagagacagacagaccgacagacagacagatatatatatatatatatatatatatatatatatatatatatatatatatataaatacgtaAATGGTCGTTGCTGGGATCTTTTTCTtaagatgtaggcctattcatatcgccaacatttttttattataggGGCTGGTTGGGACAAGAGAGACACAAGGACATCACTTCTGAAAAAGGCTATACCGACACCGGGTTGACATGACTTCCATTGTTTAATTGAGTCAGCATTTAAATAGTCTTAAAACAGCCCCATTGTTCACTCAACAGGAAAACATACAGCAGACTTACAAGCATTAATTAATATGGTCCCAGGAAGAAATGAATATCACGTCCATGATGTTGCCTTGCCAAACCTATATTGCGCCCTGCACATGCAcgcgcagacacaaacacgcacgcacagaccaACGCACTCGCAGCCACTTGCCTTCTCTGTCGCACAGATGTAGGTTTTCCAAGGGTTTCAGGTCCACGCACGGACTCGTGGGACTTCTGAGATTGTGTTCCACGTGTGGCACATCCATTTTCTCCATAAACTGTTAAAACCCTCTGTCTAATGTTCGGTTCCGACCCCCTGTGCTTCCTTCTGTAGCAAAATGGTTTTCGATAAAAATCATCCGACGCTGTTGTCCCTTCTACGGCGAAACAGCGGTCTGGTGCTGCGCTCACTACTCCCTCTAGCTATGCCCAACATCACgccactcatctctctctctctctctctctctctctctctctctctcctctctctctatctctctctctctctctctctctctctcttctctctctctctctctctctctctctctctctctctctctctctctctccaacgtGAAAGCCATGCAGGACTAGGATCATGCATCtgtgaccttgtgtgtgtgtgtgtgtgtgtgtgtgtgtgtgtgtgtgtgtgtgtgtgtgtgtgtatgtgggggggggggggtgtttgcatgtgcatccATGTTCACATGGAGGGCAAACAAAAATAATGtgaaataataattaacaataataatgttaCGCTACAACTTAATTAAAATTGCGACTGTTAAATAAAGTAATAGAGTAGCAGAAGCAACAAGTGTCAATTATTCTTCCTCTGGTGATGAAAGGAGAATGGGACAGACAGagcaggagcgagagagagagagagagagagagagagagagagagagagagagagagagagagagagagagagagagagagagagagagagagagagagagagagagagagagagagagagagagagagagagagagagagagagagagaggggagagagagagagagagagagagagagaaagagaggatgagagcaggaggaaggaaggattaGGACGGGAGTGAAAAGTGAATTAAATGAATGCTTATATAAGGAGATTATCTGGAGAGGAGAAAAACAGCATGTCCAGCgaagcatgcacatgcacacgcacccacacacttatacacacacgcacacgcacacacacacacacacacacacacacacacacacacacacacacacacacacacacacacacacctccagtaATCCCTTCAAACATTTTAATTAGATGACCTATTGGAAACGACTccctgatgcacacacacagacacacacactaacacctatacacacacacacacacactaatatgtGTAATTGGAGTGGAGCGATGCAGGTATAGTATATTAAACTCCCGGTCACTACAAACCCAGTTAGCTCTCTGAGAGTCTCTTTCTGCATCGGTGCAATAGCACTGCACCATGCAGGAGATGTGAGCTGCTGGTAGGATAACTCACAGCGGGAGCTCTTCATCTGTGAGCTGTCACAGTTGGagactgctctgtgtgtgtttggatgtcaTTTGGTAATCTTACATAACAAATGTTCATTTAGCACAGTGATTCTGATGTAGTTCCGTTGCTGAACTAAGAACCGACCAGACAGTCAACGAGACTACACACGATTCTAGGAGCCGCAACCCGACTAAGCCTAAGGAACTCTTGTAACCGGTCGACAAGACAGTGTGCATGATTTTATGAGCGGCCAAACATAAGCCTCGGGAACACGGATTGTGGAGCCTAACATgcatcaatatttttttatttgtcccATTTTACAATGCTTTGCCTTTACTGGAAACAACCTGCACCATGATCTGGAGATTCGATTTTGGAGTGGAAGTGTTGCTAGGCGACAAATTAAATACAGTGAAAATCACGTTTTGTTCCCAGTGGTTAAACTTTGAATTCCCTAGGGTTAAATCGGACAGACCATATTCCTGAACCTTTTCAAGTACTTAAGATTTAATAAGGActgaattcttttttttttaatgaaattgttGAGATATAATGAAGATCTTTTTGTGATTAGAGGACCTTGAGTTTATTTAAACAGTTGGAAATGTGTAAATATAATGAATGTTCCATTTTGATCACAGTTAAAGGACAGAAACCAAAGAGAACCTGATTGGAAAAGTGTTGATTGCTTGACTCACTGATTTGCTTACTGACTCTGCCACGCTTGTGATCCAGGGTGAACAGTACTTCAGAAGCAAGGACCACGACAATGATGAGGTCATCAGACTCAAACAgctgagaaaataagtattatTTGAACCAAGCATtacaagtgagtgtgtgtgtgtgtgtgtgtgtgtgtgtatgtgtgtgtgtgtgtgtgtgtgtgtgtgtgtgtgtgtgtgtgtgtgtgtgtgtgtgtgtgtgtgtgtgtgtgtgtgtgtgtgtgtgtgtgtgtgtgcgtgtccatctGTCCATGTCTGCGTTGTTCGGCTTTCTAACCTTGTGatcgtgtatgtgcatgtaaaTACACAGTGTAGGCCTACCCTTGGAGCATGAAGTATTTTATTGTGCGTCTTTGGTAAGGCCATGAGATCAGGGTATATATCCTTCTAGGTTTATGTGTTTGCAATATTGAACCAGTTCTTATAATTAATGATAACAGCATTCATATATGAGGCAAAAACAGATAAgttcattgtaaagaaaaaAGATGACGGAGAAAGTACATCCGGCAAGGCTCGATATGTGAGTTTATGTGTGAGTTCAAACATGTGATTGAAACCCAGGGGAGCCAGAACCAGACCACAAAGACAGTTTGAATGGTTGACTGGTGATGTTAGAAGCCTAGAAAAGTgagggacctgtgtgtgtgtgtgtgtgtgtgtgtgtgtgtgtgtgtgtgtgtgtgtgtgtgtgtgtgtgtgtatgtgtgtatgtgtgtgtgtgtgtgtgtgtgtgtgtgtgtgtgtgtgtgtgtgtctatgtgtgtatgtttgcgtgtgcgtgtgtgtgtgaatttgtgacAGTGGTTTACAGAGCTGAGCAGCCTCTTCATAATGACGTGAGAGCCTAACACATAAAGACCAAGGAAAAGAGGCTCAGAAGGGACTGAATCCAGTCACCCGTCTACCCATTAGGCCTGATCAGTCTTCCAATTCATAAAACACACCACAATGACACTACTTCTTGCCAAACTGCTCTATTTATTAAAGAACAATTGTACACCATCTTGAAATCTAGAAAGAAGATACTTTGGACCCATGAACGCCACTAACGTAGTTAGACTGTTTGATGATCTGGCGATGAATGGTTGAGAAGCCAGAGTagataaacaggaagtgttgatTATGTTGTTGATCCTCAGGTGTGTCTGGTTGAGTCGGAGAAAGGAGGACTCCGGAGAAGCTGGAGTCCGCTGGCTCGGCCCATAACATGAAACAAAGACAGTCAAAATCCATACAGAGTGATCCTATAGCTCCTGCTAGGATCCACGGCAGACGCTGTAAcaaaaagtctaaatggagtaaacaatgtaaacatgcacaccaaaaaaatatgaaaatgaaaaaatgtaaaatTCTTTCAAACATATTTAGCGAACAGTTAAACAAATAGCTTAAGTGATTATACAATTAAGGtaaaatatagaatagctgAGCTTCTCCAATAAGGTTTGAAATGATTGAATCAATAAATgttagtcaagtgtgtgtgtgtgtgtgtgtgtgtgtgtgtgtgtgtgtgtgtgtgtgtgtgtgtgtgtgtgtgtgtgttgcagtaacCAGCAAAAGTATTACTGATGTTATTCTTTCACATATAGTTAATCGAGATAAGCTCACAAAAATATCACGCTTGTACTGTTGGACTCCTTGGAATCTCAGCTTTCGTATGACATATCATTTGTGGAGATAGCATGTCttgaaaaacatatttttcaagAACTTGGGAATTAAAGTTCTGCCGGAAGAGGCATATTGGCGATCTGATTGGCAAAAAGGAAATTCTTTTTtcgagcgatctgattggctaaaaatatatatttttaagagcGATCCTATTCCAACAGAACAAATACAATACCACTTCACCAGAAGCCAAGTCCTTAAAATAACACCATgaacacaacgcacaacacaacatcatAACGGCATGTGTGCCTTGTCGTAGTATGGTCCTGACATTtttagagaataagaaagaataaagaaagaaagcctAAGAATAACAATAGTTGATAGCTGCTTGCACCAGTCACCTAATAACTTCAGCACAGCAGGGAAGTGCAGAGACCTTCAGTACGGCATTTATTTTAGCATTGAGCTACTGCTCTCTAGTGGACAAACGGCTGCATCTGAACATGGAACCACTGGATGAATATAAAGGGTTGATCGGAGTGACGTTGTTGTTGCCAAATTTCGAAGGCCTTATGAATTAGGAAAATGATAACTAACAAGCTATTCAAGTCAGTACAAAAAACCTCTAGAAAAGGTGCAAACATGGCCGCTTTaagaatcacacaaacacacacatatagttgCGTGGACACGCATGTTTGAATCAGAAATTGTTGGCTGATTACATACTTACAAACGTCACTTTTTGCAGAAGCAAAATGATGAAACCGCACTCTATAgtaacagtacacacacacacacacacacacacacacacacacacacacacacacacacacacacacacacacacacacacacacacacacacacacacacacacacacacacacacacacacacacacacttccataaCACTAAACTAAATCATCAAACACACTATGGCCAAGCACTCaataaggaaataaataaataagtgagGATTTTCCAAGacattgggtgtgtgtctgtgtttgttcttgtgtgtgtttccgggTGCGGTTAGATGTGGAGCCCCAGTATCTTAGTGTGCTGTCCATTAGAGCGCCTTAATGGTCTGTGCATTACCCTAATGACTTGACGAGTCAGACTcccaccatcaccagcaccacacacacactgggcacacacacacagacacatacacacagacacaaacacacactgggcgcagggactcacacagacacatgcacacacactggccacacacacacacacacacacacattggacaaacaacacacacactggcagaacaaacactcacaaacacacacatgccatgctggctttcctcttcctcctattcCTCTCCTTCTTACCGGCAGCACAAGATACTCTTTAATGGACCAACGATTGATGGGCGCACTCCTTAACGCACACCGTCACAacgcaaataaataaataaactaacaGAGGATGATAGGGCACAATGCTGTTCACACGGTCAGACCAGAGTAAGAATGAATGATTGGATGGATATGTAGCCCAGCGTTGAAGTTCTGAgaagataaaaacaaaaaaaggtaaGAAGAACATTTAATATGCTATCATACATTATGAGTAATGTTCTGTTACTGTACTGCATATCTATACTTTTTTTGTAGTTCTCAAAACTCCAAATATCTTCTGATCATACTCTCTTTGATTATTAATAAAGCATTATTGTTATTAACGTTATAATTATTAGCAGTATTCATATAAGATTCATCCCATTTATTTACAAAAGGCTAACTTGTTCCTCATGTTTGTCTGCTGTATCCTGGATACAGGCGGTATCACAACGACTTTTTAGACTTCATCAATCCAGTGGGAACGACCACAAAAGACGATGTGTGGCATGTGAGACAACATCTTCTTGTCTTCTGTGTGGTTTCCCCCCAGTATTACACAAAATGAACCAATCAGGTACCAGCGACAACCTTCTGGGGTCTGACGGGGGTGCTCCTCCGCAGTTCCGTCTCCCAGACTCAGACCCAGGGGGTGCTGCCCCCCCGGAGAGGGCCGCTGCGGGCTCCAGGTGGGGGTTCGTGGGGCCCGCTGCAGAGGAGGAGATCACGGGGGACCCGTGTAGCTCTCCGGAGAGCTGCAGTGAGGAAGACGGTCTCCCGGTcccaggggagaaggagaagttcCCGCAGCTGATGGAGGTGGACGACCGGCCGCCCGAGGAGAGGGCACGGCTGAGGGAGCAGTGGCAGAAGCAGAGGACGTCCTCGATCTTGTCTGTCCTGACCATGGGCTGCCTGCGGACCGAGAAGCCCCCCATGGACTCTAACAACCAGGAGGAGCTGGCGCCCGACAGCCCCGTGTGCCGCTTCAGGCTGGAGCCAATCCCGTAAGTACCACAGAACCAAATGCACTCGCTCAGTTGTTAACGAGGATTAGACACAGGTTACATACATGTAGACGGATAATAGCAGAAATACAGAAGGttgattaattgattgattggaTGGTGAATTGAATAATGGATGGGTCGATTGATTTTAGAAGAATTAATTAATTACTTACCGTAATTGATTGCTTGGCTGATCGATTATAGATGGAATCATCTATTGATTAATTGTGTCATTGTCTGAGAGGGTTGATTGAAAACTTGATTGATACATTGAGTGGTTGATAATTTATACATGGATTCATTCTGATTTTATTTGAAACAGAATATTCATTCCTAGAAGGGGAAGTAGAAGCCACAATAAACAATTGATGACCTATTTGTCAACAAACATGACGGACAAACAGTCAAAAACATTTCAAGGCAGAAACAAGAACACAATGCACAAGCCTACACAACCACAACAATCCGATAATAATTGTTTGATGGATAATTGGTTTGTATTTTCCATAGTGCCAATGACGAAGAAAGGTTTGACATCGACAAACTGTTTGAAATTGTAGCGAGCGGTGATGTTGAGAGGCTGCATGGACTGAAGGACTACTTGCATAAGACCATGAaaccactctctcactcactgtgtaAGTAGACCAAAGATAACCCTTTTTTGATCAAATTTTCGTTCACTAGATTGAAAACTCCAGTGGATGGTGTTTCAGTGTTTGATTCTATacattgatttgtttatttaggttatgtaatataaaaaataaataaacagtcaAACGGTTTCAAGATTCAATGTTCATTATTCAAGGTAAATTAATTGGTAATTCTAGTTGCCAGGCTTGATTTTATTATCTTATCTAAAAAGTAATGGAGGGAAATGTTCCCTAAAATATCAGTTTGGCAAGGTTTGGTAAGTAACTATTCATTCCAAGGGCCTGATATGGCACACCATGATAGCAGACAATTTATGATTACTTTTTTTATGACCCTGGCAAACAAACTGTAATGGATGTGACATCTCAGTTATAATGTGTAGAAAGTTTAAGTACCGTGAAATACTTCCCTTGAATCCTCAGATCAGTCCCATGGGAAGACAACCCTGATGAAGGCTCTGCTGAACGTGAGCAGTGGCGAGAATGAGATAGTGGACTGCCTGTTGAACATTGCAGAGGACATGGGAGACATCAAGAAGCTGATAAATTTGTCCTACACAAGCTCCTACTATAAAGGTAGTCATAACTCTAAAATCTGTTTGCCTTTGAGCCCTGAATTAGTTAATATGAATAAAGTGGTCAGTAAGTGAAGCGATTCAAATCAAATTAAAAATTTCCATCTGGGATAAATAAATTACCTCTTCTCCAAATGTATTAAGCAAATGCACATTTGAACAATTATTAATGAAGCTGGTCAGTGATTCAGTGATTAAAATTTTttgtataataattataataaatgtgCTGAAAAGTCCAAAAAAAATATGTCCTTATACTGTACAGTTTGTACTTCAAAAACGGTTTGAACTCCATTAAAACCTCACCCGTAGGTCAAACGGCTCTCCACATTGCCATCGAGAGAAGGAACACGTATTATGTGAAGAAGCTGGTGGAGAAGGGAGCAGACCTCTACGCCAAAGCCTGCGGGAAACTGTTCCAGCCTGACAGCTCTGAGCCCAGCTTCTACTTTGGTAAGAGCATGATTAGATTGTCATTACTACTTTTGTGAATTCTCAAGCTTTTGCTTTAAAGTCAACGAAACCAACTGAAAATATACAAAGCGGTTTGAAATTAAACTGTTGATTGCCAAAAAAAGTATGATATCGGTTTAGTTATATTGGAAGATCAAAGTGTGttgattttttaaatgtttgaacaaagTTCAACGGTTAAAAATATAAGTTGCGAAGTCGGAAGTAgttgaagtgtcagagaattGGCGGATGGCTTCGATGTCCTACCATGATTCCCATTATACAATTTACGGTTTTAAACTTGGTAAAACCGTGTGAAAAAAGCATGCGATTCCAAGCTAATATGAACATTATAAAAGTAATGTAGTAATGGAGACTCCTGGTGAAACATTTTGGAAGGAGTAGtgcccaaagtttgtagagaataagaaagaaagaaagaataaagcctaacaatagttgagcgctgcttgCAGCATTCACCTAAAGATGTTaactattgttattattgtcgtgTAATGCTAAAGGTAGATCTCTGCATGACCAAAGTGAGGGAAATATTTGGGCTTTTGTTGTGTATTTATTGTGGATAAAAAGCGCAACACAATGAGAGGCAGGACATTTCACAAACCCTTGTTTGTTCATGTAGCCGACTAGCAGATGCTTTTACCCGAGAGGCTGAGAAGCATATAATCAATATTGGAGTGACAATGCAGAAAGATCAAGTTTCTAATTGGGACAGAGTGCCAAATAACtaaaatgaattcatcattTTGCATGGGAAGTAACATATAACGTATATCTAGTCCCTAAAGCCCCCAGAATGATGAGAATGATGATGACCAATCTTCAATACGTTAAGTCTTAGTTAATTTTTAGTCCTTTGTTACTCTTAAAGGTTTTTCAGTAGATTCCACTTCTGTTTGGGtctcacaaagtgtttttgcaaagTGCATTTTATGTCGTTTTTAGCTAAAATTTTAATAGTGGTCCAAAGTGGTGAAgtgaagcaaaacaaaacacaatggGGGCTGCTGCTCCCACCTAACACACTTTTCCAGGTAGTTTTAATCAGGTTTCTATTAGCTTTTTAAATCTACTGGATCTCCAGGTATCCTACTTAAACGGGGGTCTCCTCAGCCTTTTAAAGACACAAGAAGAGGCTgcatcaaaacaacaacagcacgtTGCCAGCGACTGCCTCCCCTACAGGGGAGCTGCCTCTGTCCCTGGCTGCCTGCACCAACCAACCTGAGCTGGTGGACTTCCTTCTTGGCGCGTCGGCCAGCGTCGTGGAGCAGGACTCCCATGGCAACACGGTGCTGCACGCCCTGGTGATGGTGGCGGATGACGACAGCCATCACAACACCAGGTTCATCACGGCCATGTATGACCACATCCTGCTCGCCACCGCCAAGGTCAACACGGACTGGAGGTTGGAGTCCATACAGAACAAGGAGGGGCTGACCCCCCTGAAGCTGGCCGCCAAGACGGGCAAGGTGGAGGTAAAGCTTGCTAGCTAACGTTGCTCTCTTTtgatgcagggggggggggggggggattgtgacAAGGTGACACAGGATCAGCAACGCCTTGACAGCTGAATGACTCTGAAAGAGTTCCTTGTTTAGGAACAAAGAAGAGGGATCCCTCGTTTGCGATGGTTAAAACATGTGCCGGCGAACGTGGCAGAGATAGAACAACGGCAAAAAATCAAAGCGGGAACGTCGTCTGCTCTGGTTCCCTGGCACACCCTCacaacctccctctctgtccaacACAGCTGTTCAAGCACCTCCTCCAAAGGGAGTTCAAGAACAAGGACACAAAGCACCTGTCCCGCAAGTTCACAGAGTGGGCGTATGGACCCATCAGCTGCTCCCTGTACGATCTGGACTCCCTGGACACCTACGATGACGACAGGTCCATCCTGGAACTGGTGGTCTATGGCAGCGACAACCCCGTGAGTTGAAAGGTCTCTCTTGATGAGCTGCTTGACAATAtgactacttctactactgctAGATCAAATGTCTAGGTGGACCTTtatcaaagggcttcacaggtcCACAGGTAGCCTACAGATCCTAGAGATTATTTCTTCAAAAGGTCCATATTGTTGGATCATGTTAACGATTGGTGCAGTTGAGCAGGTGGatgaataaaatgtgtgtgcgcatgtgtttgtgcgtgcatgggtTTCTGTTCTgtgcatgtatgtctgtgtgtgtgtgtgcctgcgtccgtgtgtgtgttctgcagagGCGTCTGGACCTGCTGCAGGTGGAGCCTCTGTGTGGCCTGCTGAACGAGAAGTGGAACCAATTCGCCGGCCGTCTCTTCCTGCTCCACTTCCTGGTCTACCTGCTCTACCTCGGGGCCTTCACCACCATCGCCTACAACAAGAAAGACATGGTGAGGATCGGAACTATGTTCCTAGGGTCCTTATAATCTGGCAGCCATATTAGTCTCAGAAATTGGAGTCCATTGGTGAATTGTTTGTAGTTCCATGGTGGCTAAATCGAGTGCTGTGTAAAGGTCATATCACCTTCAATTTTTTTTCAGATAACGATGGGTTCCtttacaataatacaaaaatacattatttattcaCAGTGTTAAATAACTATTCTGAATAACAATCCTATTTGCTGTTATGATTgtgaatatattttatatatatatatttttttaaattgcctTAAAAGTAAAACAAAGTTTGCATATAAATGGAAACACATTTACAAGCTTAAAGAAGAGGAACAGGAAAATTGAAAAAGGGAATGATTCATGAATAGTTGAATACCTGTTAAAGCCTATGTGGATACTCTCTGGCCTACAGCATCCATTCCAATCAGTGAAGACCGCCAGAGGATACATGTACATTGTCGTTCGTCTGATTACAGTCATAGCATCTATTTACTTCTTCCTCCGAGGGGTAAGTAAAGGAATGATTTGATTCtgatttcgaacgaatattcagGCGAAGGGTTAGGAAAGTCAATTGTAGTGGCTAGTTTGACTCCCAGACAAAAGGAACTGGGGCCGATGTCTGCATGATACATGTAGGCACCAATGCGATGCATCAACTCTACCTGCTCCATAGTGAACTGTATATTAATTATCTTTGGATGAGTGCCTCTGCTAAGCATCTGTTTCTTTTAAGCTTATAAATCTTATAAAATGTGAACAGGTTTTTGGTTTTCTATTCATAGATCGTGGACTTGATGAGAAAGCGCCCAAAACTAAACACATTCCTGATAGATGGCTACTATGATGTCTTGTTGTAAGTTCATTCCTATTTTTGTTGACATGGCAATATAACGGTAATACAGTTAAATTATTGCAATGGTACAAAACTTTTCAAAGGACAAAACTCGAGCACTTTAGATGAACACTCAACACTCTTTGGGGACATTTAAACAAATGCTAAAATTATGAATTAATAACGAATTTATGAAGATtcctaatgacaataatgtgcatacatgcatgcgtgcgtgcttgcgtgcgtgcgtgtgtatgcatgggtgcatgtgtgtttgtgtgtctatgtgtgtgcatgcgtgcatgtgtgttcctgtgttgtggCTCCAGCTCCACTCAGGGCTTGCTGTTCCTGGTGTCTGCGGCTCTGTACCTGGTCAGCCGCTCAGAGTATCTGGGCTTCATGATCCTCAGCATGGTGTTGGGCTGGGTCAACCTTCTCTACTTCACCAGGGGCCTAGAACGCATAGGCGTCTACAGCGTGATGATACAGAAGGTACTCCCTGGATAGGAGGATGACGAACATATATAGGGGTGTATGTGCCATGATGCAAACATAGCCAATACCTGCCACTACTGCTACGAGAGGGGAAGCAGTTAGGCTGGTTTAGGCTCTCATAGTTCACAATACATccctgtgtacatgtgtttgggtgtttgggTTAATGGCACCCACATGTTCTGGTTTCTGGTATATGGTTCACAAAACATCACTGTGTACATGTGGGTGTTTGGGTGAAAGGCAAAAAGACATTGCTTGATtgttaacaatgtttataattgaGCCCCAGCTAAAAAAAAACAGGCATAGAGTATCTTTATGATGTACACATGATAAAAATCCCTTTTGGAATAATTATctttagaacaaaataaaacattgcatCATATTGTAGTGTGTGTTAGATTTGGTCCCCGAGAGCTATGACTCCAACCACTGAATCATATTACAAGATTAGTTGAACGTTGGGGCATTAGTGATTCCGGGCACTTAACAATCCACTGTGAATAAATCAGGCACACAAGGAGAAGGCAAGCTTTTACTAAGAGTGTCTGCCGAACAAAGCACCACAGCTGAGTGTGTTATTAAAAACGTTAGGCAGCTCATAAAAGCAAAAAATCATCTTAAATGAAAAAGGTTTCAAAGAAGAAAGCCTGGTGCAGGTCTCattggttgccatggtttctgTCATGTCAAACCTCATaccttctctctgtcttctccacGAGGTCCTCACTGGTGACATCATCCCCTTCTTCCTCATCTACGTCGTCTTCCTCTCTGGC encodes:
- the LOC130371818 gene encoding transient receptor potential cation channel subfamily V member 1-like, encoding MLFTRSDQILHKMNQSGTSDNLLGSDGGAPPQFRLPDSDPGGAAPPERAAAGSRWGFVGPAAEEEITGDPCSSPESCSEEDGLPVPGEKEKFPQLMEVDDRPPEERARLREQWQKQRTSSILSVLTMGCLRTEKPPMDSNNQEELAPDSPVCRFRLEPIPANDEERFDIDKLFEIVASGDVERLHGLKDYLHKTMKPLSHSLYQSHGKTTLMKALLNVSSGENEIVDCLLNIAEDMGDIKKLINLSYTSSYYKGQTALHIAIERRNTYYVKKLVEKGADLYAKACGKLFQPDSSEPSFYFGELPLSLAACTNQPELVDFLLGASASVVEQDSHGNTVLHALVMVADDDSHHNTRFITAMYDHILLATAKVNTDWRLESIQNKEGLTPLKLAAKTGKVELFKHLLQREFKNKDTKHLSRKFTEWAYGPISCSLYDLDSLDTYDDDRSILELVVYGSDNPRRLDLLQVEPLCGLLNEKWNQFAGRLFLLHFLVYLLYLGAFTTIAYNKKDMHPFQSVKTARGYMYIVVRLITVIASIYFFLRGIVDLMRKRPKLNTFLIDGYYDVLFSTQGLLFLVSAALYLVSRSEYLGFMILSMVLGWVNLLYFTRGLERIGVYSVMIQKVLTGDIIPFFLIYVVFLSGFSAAIVTMLTDQPQWMGEESEPPSCTVEADCKGPDFRDITYTALELFKLTIGMGDLSFSKGYKYEELLYLLLIGYIVLTYVLLFNMLIALMSHTVEETAKESTRIWKLQRAITTLDLEWGLPRCVRSRLRSGVEKDLSGGGMANEQGRRWCFRVEEVDWSEWRVNLGNIREEPMSTPKTPTAPPAPMDKSRRIRNVLWLFRQRSSKEQQLENEA